GAGCGGTCTTTCTCTGCGCATTCCTTCTTATCTGGAGGGACACACATTAGAGCCCTAGAGATTCGTGGGGGAGGGCTGAGATCCAGCACAGATTGGTGAGACTCCCTGCAAGGCGCCCCCGCTGGAGGTCAGAATTGGAGAAGGTCGTCCGCGGCTGCAGCCGGCGGCGAGATGCTAAACCTCCGACTCCAGAAGGTCGGCTCCGGCCTGTGGTAGGCTCCTTGTCCGGAGGGGAGGCCCTAGGACCCCCGCTCTCCTGCTCTCTGATGCTGTCTGGCCACCCCCACTTCAGGGTGCTCCACTGGCCTCTGCGGATAAAGAACATCCTTACCCGATGCAGAGGCATCAGGCGCGATGCTGGGGGAGGGGCCGGCCACAGCCGCCTCCTGCAGCTTGTCTCCCTAGCCTATCTGCCCACCTTGGGAAGGAGCGGTCAGTCAGCCACCGCGGGTACCTGTGGGCCAAACCTTGCAGGTAGAGGGAGGGATAAAGACAGGCCCAGATTCCAGACCTCTTTGGTAAATTTGCCTTTGACTCGTTGTTGACAGGTTGTGCTGCGTCTGCAACAGAGATGGGGGCCCTGATGATgcagtgatgggggtgggggaccaGTGTGGCATCTGCAATGCTCTGTTGTgcagcttggggtgggggtgggtgtgctTCAGGCCACGGGCACAGCTTCTTTCACTGTATGAATGGGTTCAGAATGGAAATCCAGTGACCTGAAAACCCACCCTCACACTTGCTTGCCCCCTCCCTTCGGGGGTAGCTGGATAGGTGAGTGTAGCCTACAGTGCCAGGCTCTGCTCAGAGAGGTCAGAGTCCCCGTGCATCCACTCCTTGGTTAACAAGCACCTGCTACAGATGAGCAGATCATGTGACCAGGAGCTGTAGGTTCATCGTTATGTCTGACTGCTGCAGTCAGCTTAGGGATCTCGAGGGTTGCTGGGCAGGTTCTCTTTCCCCCTTGCCCTGTGCCCTTGGGGAGACTTGAGGCTGCCTCTGGGGACTTAGCACTGGATACAGATGCAGAAAGATGCTTCAAGTCAGTGTGTCTAGGACTCCTGCCAGCATCTCTCTTCTTGGACTGATACTGATGTCCCAGCCCATAAGTTTCAACTGGACAGGTGTTCAGTGGGGGTATATCTGTGGATTTGGAGTGACTTAGATATGCAGCTCACAGAAAAAGCAGGGACAGAGGCTGAGTCCCTGAGTCCAGAGGCAGAAGAGATAGTTATGCTGTGGTCCTAAGAACCATAGGAGCCAAAGAACCTCTGACTGGACCTCTCAGGACCACAGCTCTCTCAAGTCTCCACTGTCTCTTCTTGACCTGGCCGTGTGCCacgtttctctcctctctcccagggGCAAGGGTGCAGGGGAGCCTGCCCAGAGAAGCCACGGGCTCAACTGCCATGCAGGAGCATTTGAACACCCTAGGAGATGGTCTTTGTCAATCTCCAGAAGTGCTCTGTGTGACAGTGAGCTGGCATTTCAGTATCTTGGGCCTCTTATTGCTGGCTCTTTGCTGAGAGCCTGCCTGACTGTGGGCAAGGATGATCAGGCTAGACCACTATGAGAGGGACCCAGTCTTACAGTGGCTAGTGGTCCTGGAAGCCGTCTCTGGAAGTAGGGAATTCCTTATTACTAGGCACTGAGCAACAATTAGCTTGGTGAGGTTGCCTCCCAGGACTTGGGCTTTTGTTGGTCACATAAGGACTTAGGGACCTGAACATGCTGTGTGGGAACCCCGGTGTGAAAGATAATGATAATGGGCTGGCACTTGGTATATGGGCACCAGGAGCTTTGGTGTACAGAAGACAAGGTTGTGTGTACAACTGTATACTTCAGTCATATACTCCAGGAGACTGTAGCGCCGTATGTATGTGCAGATGGACACATTGGCACATGTATAATTGCACTCAGGGACAAGCTGGATTGTCAGCAAGGCATGCATCTGTCAATGTGCAAAGGGGTGTGTTCCTGTGTTCAGGGAACAGTTTCACAAAGGTTGAGCTGTGGACCTGGCCTCCAGCAATGGGGGGGGGCGGCGAGGGGGGCCTGTCTGGGACCTCTCTGAGGGGCGTGGCCATTGGTTGAGCCTGGGATAGGCCTCCTCCTGACTTTGGACTTAGGAATGCTTGCCTTCTGGCTCAAAATCCTTTGATGAAGGTCTCCAGACTTTGCACAGAGGGTCTTGACCACCCCTAACCCCATTCAaggctctggaagaacaggctgATAGCTGTTTTCTCTGGGAGTACTTGAGAACATATGCTTTGCTCAGATTTTGCATGGTCTATCTGTGCCCTGCTGACCCTCTCAGAATTGACCCTACATCTCTATTTCTAGCCCCAATGAATTCTAGGCCTGAtgcccagcactgaggaagccaGGGGTGAGTGTACAAAGAGGTGCTGTCAGGATGTGCTACTGAAGACCAGCAAAGCATAGGGTTTCCTGTGTGAGGGGGCTCATCCAAATCTTTGCAGTGCAGTGTACTGATGGCCTCAGAGGAATGAGGAGCCAGTGAGCTGCAGAGTGGGACTGGGTCCTGGGAATTAGAGCCAAGTAGGACAGGGTTGGAATAAGGGGCCTCATTGCTGTCTTTGAGCAATAGGTCAGAGCTACTGGGCACCTGCCATGGAGGAGTGGGAGCATAGAGGAGGAAGACCTGCCTGTTCTGCAGTGCAGCCTGCTTAGTGGCTGCTGCAGTAGGAGCAGCCGTTGCCTGGCACCTCTGCTGTTGCCATGGCAACATCGGAGGTGCTAACTTGCTAATGAGTCCCCCTCTGCTGCAAATAACAATACTGTAATGGTTAATAGGGCCCAGCTCCAGTTCTCAGGGTTTCCtaggaggtagaggaagggaCAGGTAACAGGCCTGAACAAAGCTGCCCCCATCCCACCTGCAACCAACCTGCCTTTCCCTCTGGCTCTCAGGCTTCCCTTCCCTGCCATCCCCAGCCATAGCCCCTTGGTGGTGCTGTGATGAGGATCTTCAGAGGGGGCATCCCCAGCACAGCTTCCTTCAGGGTGGTTCAAGGGCTGCTGCAGAGAGGGTGGGGCTGCGCCTTCTAACTCTCTGGACTAGTCGCTCTCTGCTTCTCTTGATGCAGTTAGCTCATTCCACTCAGTTGGGAGGAGGTGGAAACTGTGGGGTGGCAGGACCAAGGGACTACTAGCAAAGGCCCTTTGTACCCCAGCATCCTGCACTATGGTCCTCAAAGACCTGGATCTTTTTAGTCCCACTGTCCAGTCCTGCTAGTGGGAGGGCCTGCTCCTTCCTCTGACCCAGGTCCTAAGCATTAGCCTGTTATTCACTCATGCAAGATCCTGGTTAGAACTCAGGGAAATGTCCCCAAACAATGCTTTCATCAGACAGACAACCCCTTGCATAATAAGTAGGTCTATTTTCTGTTGAGCTTCCTTGGTGTGACTGTTCCAGGCCTGGCTCCCCAGTGAAGGACTTGCAGAGAGGCCTAGGATATATGTAGATATCAGGGATTAGCACCCCAAAGTCCCCACTGACTGTGCACTGCTCAGGTCCTGGAAATTGTACCCTTACACCAGCATCACTGGTGGCTCCTTGTAGGCTGCCCCAGGAAAGCCAGAAGACACTTCACCCCAGGATCCTTGACTGCCATGGAGGAGTGGGAATAGGCCAAGCCAGGCAAGGGCTCAAGGGAGTGTCTAAAGAGCCAAGTTCCTTCCTGTCCCACTACATTTGTGAGGTTAGATGAGGGGAGGAGGGGCTACTATTTCACCTCCCACTGCCTCAAGCTTCAACTTTCCCATTTTAAGGCAACACTGCAGGTGTCCTGGGAGCTGCAGTGTTGTCAAGCCTGCTTGACAGGGCTTCTAGGTCCCTTGATGCCATCTATCTCCAGTTCCTCCACACATTCTTCAGCCCAAGAACTTCTGGGGCCATGCTGAAGGTCCAGCAGTTCTAAGCATCCTAAGTACCTCAACCTTCATCCTAGAACTGACAACCCCCATCCATTTGTACAATAGGTAGAGTGCACCAACCTCAGCCTGAAGCATACAACAGTAGCAGTAGAACAGGAGCTCCCTGGCACCTGGCCTTCAGCTTCTGGGAATCCATgagtggggtaggggtggggtggtcCTGCCCTTGTATCTACCAGCATCCAGATTATGGGCTTAGAGAACCTTTCCTGGAGATGGAGTCTAGGAATTAGCTATGCAGCACTGTGTCAAGAAAGGGAGGTAGGTGTGAGAGTGCCTAGCTGGGAAAAGAGCAGAGACTAACTTTGTACCCTAGGGTCCTGAGGAAAGGAAAATGCAGAGACcattaagacagagtttctagaAACTGCAAGTATAGCTGCACCCTAGAGCCCATAATAAGAATTCTCCTTTGGGGTCCTcatttgtcctttgccttataccAGAACCCAGGCAGAGTAGGGGGTGGTCAGGGTCTCTTCTGTGTACTCACCCTACTGGGTAAGGTGTTGATTCATCCATCCAGGAGGAAGGGCCCAAAGGACATGCCAGCTGTCAAACATAGTGCCTGCCTGGAAGTCAGCTGTAGCTACCCAGATCCCACCAACTTCTGACCATTCGCCTTTCCCTCAGGTCTGGCGCCATGCACTAGGGTACCCAGAACGCTGCAAGGCCACACCCTCCTCACTTCAGGGGTCACTGTCCCCACTGCCTACCACCCCACCATGGCTGGGGATCGGCTCCCGAGGAAGGTGATGGATGCCAAGAAACTGGCCAGCCTGCTGCGTGGCGGGCCTGGGGGACCTTTGGTCATTGACAGTCGATCCTTCGTGGAATACAACAGCTGCCATGTGCTGAGCTCTGTGAATATCTGCTGTTCCAAACTGGTGAAGAGGCGCCTTCAGCAGGGGAAAGTGACCATTGCTGAGCTCATCCAGCCAGCTACACGCAGCCAGGTACCTGTGTCCCACCCTTGCATACATCCATCCCTGGTGCTGACCATTCCTGGGCAAGCATGCACATGTCACCTCTGAGAAAGACTGGAGTTCCTAGGCCTGGTGCCCAAGAATCCTCTAATCAGTCACTTCCCCTTCTTTGTCCCCTAATTCCAAATTGGGTTCCTTGGGGTCACAGCTGGAGGTGCTGTAGAGCAGTCCCCTCTAGTGAGACCTTCCTCTAGAACTGGCAGGGAGCCCCTTTGTCTTTCCATCTACAAGGAATGCTGAATGGGTAAGGGAACTGGGGTTGCATAGAGGGTAGAACAGGGTAGATGCAGCAGGCTGGTGAATTCTGAGGACAAGGACAGCTGGGTCTGGCCACTCTGACTGTAGTGAGGCCAGGAGGGGGGTGAGAAAAGGGATTATACTAGGCAGACCATTTCACTagcctcccctttcctcctcccacctcccagagTCTTCAGTAGCCCAGAATGCTCTCTGTGGCCCCCAAGAAGGACAATCCTTCCAGGCAGGAAGGGACAGATTTCTCCCCAGTACTATCCAGTGAAACagcgggggagggcctagcctatCCAGGAGCATGTATGGCCTGGGATAGCACCAGCTACCAACTTCTCCCCCCTCCTTTGGGTTAGAGGAGCATGCCAACAGAACCAGACAGAGGCTTTAGGAGGGGTTCAGTCTCCAAACTGTCTGACTCCAAGCTATGATGTGAGAGAACCCAGGTGGGATGCCGCTTGTCGGGAGTCCCCCATTCCAAGGCCAGAACCAGCTCCCTGTGGTGCCAATGAAGGGAATCCAGTGATTAATCACCCCCAGCGAGGACTCCAGCCAGAGTGCAATTCTATTGGCTGCTGATGACATCATCCAGCCTGGGGTTGACAGCTCAGCTGGCTTAAAGGCTGAGtgtgcttgggaggcagggacatcAGCCTGTCTGAGCAAAAGCCCCTCAACATCTGGCCCTAAGGCCACCACAGTGGGGAGAAAGGCAGGAGGAACCCCAGCTTCcagcttctttcttcctcctgacCTGGGGGTGTTTAGGTAGGGGAGGGTCCTCTTGTAGCATCCATTTTTCCATCAGGGCTGGGAGAGGGGGTGACAAATAAGAAAAGAGAGGTACTAGCCTTCCAGAAGCTTAGGAGCCAGCTCAGGCTATGTGTATGTGCTCTTGGGGCCCCATTATACCCACCTGTGCTCTTTAACACTTCTGGTTCTGGTAGTTTTACCTATGAGGGGCGTGGCTACCTAGAACTGAAGccatccccatcccatcccaccccagTCCTTGCCTGGTACAAAGCCTGTTAGTggagccatgttttttttttcttcttgttcttttttcttcccatccaagggagtgcaggggaggatgacagcagcctcctgcctcctgtccTCTGGCACCTTGATTTTTCCAAATGTCCTAACTTCTGCCCTTATGGCCCCCCAGGTGGATGCCACAGAACCACAGGATGTGGTAGTGTATGACCAGAGCACTCGGGATGCCAGCGTGCTGGCAGCAGACAGCTTCCTGTCCATCCTGCTCAGCAAGCTGGACGGCTGCTTCGACAGCGTGGCCATCCTCACAGGTGAACTCCAGGGATGGGCCAGGGCTATGGGATACCTTCTCTTCCAAACACCCCTGCCCATGCACTTGGCTAGGACTAGGAGTGTCAGAGGAGAAATAGAACTGCAGGGACAGGAGGGGGATCCTAGCATCTCTGGATTTTTCAAAACAGCAGAAGAGGTAGACAAGCAGGAACTTCCCAAAGCCACGTTTTTTTGGTAGAGAGGGAGCCAAGGACCCAGGCCACAATCTGTCCCTGTCTCAAGGAGAGGGAGTGGAGGTTTTACCTCCTGAAAAAGTCGGCCTATCCCAGAACTGGTCACACAGCAGGGACCTTACTCACAGAAGGTGCCAGCTGGCCACAGGTTGCCTACTCCATTGTGGCTGCTACTTGAGGGACCAGCAGAGTATCACTCTGGGATACCTGTGCTCCAAAAGCAGTCTGGCCAGCTGGCCTCCAGTCCCTACTCAGAGTCACACACACCCGCTGACTAATGTCGAATACTCCCACTCTCAACCATGTGCTAGGCACACTCACCCTCAGGCCACAGCTGAAAGGGCTTTTGTAGAATCTGCCTCCCTGGGAGGCAGCCTAGATTCCTAAATAGCTGCTAGAGTGGGCTTGTTCCAGGATGCCTACTCTGGCCGGCTGGAATCTGGGCTCTTTGCTGATGCCCTCTACCCATGCTGAAAGCCTCTGCATAGCACAGAGCTGATGGAGTGTCCTCTACACCCACTGCATATGGAGTGAAGTAAGTGAGTGAATGGCCAGCCTAGTTCAGTGGCACCAGAATCCCATGAGTACCATGACATGTAGCCCAACACAGAGAGGGAGACTGAAAGAGCTCAGACTGCTTTAGCCAGACGTCTGGGTAGATGAACCCAACCTGAGGCTCACCATCATGGGTAGAATGAGTGTCTATTTGGATATGAGTTATGTCCCACCATGCTCTAGGCCAGTATAGTCCAAGGatatctgtgtgtctatgtgcccTGAGTATCTGTACAGATGTTCAGCCTGTCTGGGTAGGACTCATGATTTATTGTGCGTGTGAGAATTCTTGGAACCAGAAGCCACATAGTTGTACCATAGCTCCAGCCGCCTGGGCTTAGTTTGGGAAGAAGAGGAGTTTGAGCCTTCTTACAAGCCCACTAGGCCTACAGGAACACCTCCAGGACCCCAACTCACCACCCTAGTCATGACTGGAAGCATGaagttcttttgaaaataaaaagggttCCATAGCAGCGCCCTTCCTGGCCCCAGCAGGACAGCTCAAAACTTGGCAGGGCCTGTCTCTTGGGCAAAGGGCAAGGGGCAAGGACAATATTGGAGGCTGGGGGTAGTCCTGGGCTGGGATCTTCCTAAAGGTTTCACCTGGACCTGGGTGTGCTCTACCCAGCTCCCTCCAGTTTGAGATGTCTGTCTTGCCAAGTTTGAGTCCTTGTCCCATTCATCCAGATATTGAGCCAGGGAGTTCTCCTGATCAATGCAGTGTGAGACAGGCTCAAAGTGACAGCACATTGGCACAGTCCCTGCTGAGCTAGTATAGAATCAGAAATAGACTACTGAGCAGGGGCTAGAGGTGATTTCATAGCACACACATAGTTCTTTGGCCTCCTGGCCAAATACAACAGAGGCCAGGCCTTTAAATATCACCTTCTGACTCGTACTCACCGAAAGCTCGGGGAGATGGGTATGGCTAGTGAAGGGACTCTGGAGAGGGGACTGGGAACTCAAGCAGTGCCCCCAGTGGTGTtatctggggtggggggaggatgccttagggtttcttttttgttatttgtttggtttttgagacaggtttctctgggtagccctggatgtcctggaactctctctgtgtagattaggctggccttaaattcacagagatctgtctgcctctgcctcctatatgctgggagtaaaggctaCCTGgctagttaggatttctattcaaatgaagacacaccatgaccacagcaactcttataaaggaaattatttaattgggactggtttacaattcagaggtttagtccattatcatcatggcaggaagcatgacagcacgcaggcagacatggtgctggagaaataacagagagttctacatctggatctgcaggcaggaggaagagtgagACTCTGAGCCTGCCTTGAgcatttaaaacctcaaagcccacccccagtgacacacttcctccaacaaggacacacctcctaacagtgccactcctaggagcctatgtgggccattttcattcaaaccaccacagagggtAATGAACTTAGTCCCCTTTTTCCTTAAGTAAAGTTAGAGTTTATTAAGAAAGAGCTTTAACCTAGATGTCAGTATGCTTTAGTTCCTTTCctctgctgtgataaaatacctagTCAAAGGTACCTTCAGAGaggaagggtttatctggctcacAGATAAGGGTGTagccatcatggtggagaaattAAGATTGCAGGAGCCTGAAGTAGCTGATCACATCACATCTACAATCAGGAACGGAACAGTAAATGTGGGTAGACTGCTGCTCAACTCACTTTCTGCATTTTGTACCATCCTGGGTCCCCTACCCAGGGAATAGTTATGTTCAcatcaattaacataatcaagataattTTCCACAGGCTTGCCAGAGAAGCCTATCCTAAGTgagtctagattctgtcaagttgacagttaacattaaccatcacagtATGCATTTttagagaaagggggaggaaggaaggggcttTACCCTTTTATACAGCAGGCAGACCCTTAGCCAGGAGCTGGTGCAACCTATAGTTGTACTATCACTGTGGGATGTGAGCCAGTGATGTCACAGCTATGTCTGCAGCCTGGAAATGCTGACATTCCCCACACCCTGGTGGGTAGCTGGCTATAATAAGAGCAGAGAAAGCCTGACCATCAGTAGCCTGGGCTGTGCCAAGTCCACTGACAAATAAATGCATGTTTCTGTATGTGTCTCCTTGTAAACATTAAGCTTGATAAGGGTACTAATTGTGGTCTCCCAAGTACAGGTGGTAGGAGCAGTAGACGGGAATGTTCTATAGGAGAATGAGATTCAGGGATGGCCAGAGCATTTTCTAGACCTCCCAGAGACTTGCAAATAGCTGAGGTACACTCACTCAACCTCCATTTCCATCCACCCACCTAGCCTGGAATAGCCCCCCAAATTCCTATAGCCTCAGGCCTTGGAAGGATGGAGTCCATAGGAGTGATCTGGAAGGGTGCTCAAGGGCCTCAGCTTAGCCTGGGAGCTTTCTAAGCTGCTGAGAAGTCTGGGGTGGCTATACTTTTGGAAGCATTTGAACCTCCCTCCTGTGGGTAGGGTGGGCATGGGTCTCTGGTACAATGCATGACCTCCCTTGGGCAGGCTGTGGAGGAAAGACTGAGACCCAAGCTTCTGGCAGAGTAACAAGAAGACAAAAGGGGCTGTAATCTATGGAAGAGGCTATGCAGAAGCACCATCCCTCTAGGGTTGAGGCCTGAGAGGTTACAGACCCCACAATGCCCAACTCAGCCTCCCCTTGGAGTGCCTCAATGTAAGCCGCAGCATTACTGGTACCACCACAACTACCTGTTCCTCCCTGTCTAGCCTTCCTGAGGAAGGGACTGCTTCTCCTCTAAGGCCACCAAAGATAAGATTTCACTGAGGTAGTAGGTAGCAGCCACAACAGATATACTGGTTGAGGGGTTGTGCATACTGTCTGTGAGCTGGGGCAGTGTGAAGGCAAAGGTGGAAGCTTTCCAGGTCCCTGGCACCTGCTTTTCAGGCTGGGAAAAAGCtctctgtgctgtgctgtgtgtgtgtgtgtgtgtgtgtgtgtgtgtgtgtgtgtgtgtgtacacctgtgccCAGAACCCTATCCTCACTTCCTCCCATGGGGCACATTGGGTCTTAGGCCAGGTGTTCTGTGCTCTGGATGGTATGATTGAGACTAGAAACCGAGCCCACTTGCTTGACAGAGCTTGTCATTGTGGAGCATAGGAAGTCCATTCTGCTGAGCTCACCTCACCATGCTGAGAGCTGGTTTCTGGATGAACCCCAGCCAGGCTAGATGTGGCTAGCTCTATTTTCACACctttataattgttttttttttctttcttgagtctGTCAACAATGCTGTGTGGCAggcaaataaggaaactgaggccagaggcGTGCCTTGCCTGTGGTCACTGAGTCAGACGTACCAGAGGAGCCAGCTTGGGTATCTCAAACTGGTGAAGGGTTTCTTCCCCAGCCAAAAGTCTGGATCTTAGATGTATCTAGACAGTGGCCACAGGGAGCAGGCTGTTTGTACCCTGTGTGCAGGCTTCCCTGCTTCTCTGTCATCTCCTGTTGGGTAGACTGGAGCCATGACTGAACCACAAATGCCCTGTGGGCTGTGGCAATTCCAGTGGGTGATGTCATGCCCAAAGAGGCCCCACCTCAGAAGCCCTTTCCTCCTAGGCCTGGCACTAGAGCACAGGCCTGTGGCTTCCAGCCAACTGGAGTCAGGGAGGGATTGCATCAGCATGGAGAGAGGCTAAGAGCCAGCCTGGCCGAAGGCCAGTCATGTACTGGGGCTGCGAAAGGACTTACCTTGCCATACCTGGGGAATAAGAGACCCTTGATGAGGTCTCAGCCATTCCCTGCCTGGTTTCCATGTGCTGTGATGACAGGCCACCTTGACCCCATATTTATGGGCATCAAAGCAGTGACCCTGAGCCAGTCCCTAATTAGCCTGAGGAGGAATGTGGGCGTAGGTGCCTGCTCTAAATGGGCAGTagcacaccccccacccccagtgctgcaGAGAAAAGCAAGTAGCCTGCCAGCAAGAGTCCAGGTGCTGGGCCAGAAGCAGGCTGGGCTTGGGGTCTACAGGGTGTGGCTAAGCCCAGAGGAACTCTCCTGCTCTGGCTGGGCAGCCTCCTTAAGAGCTTTCTGTGTCTCCTCCCACAGGGGGCTTTGCCaccttctcctcctgcttcccaggCCTCTGTGAGGGAAAACCTGCTACCCTACCATCCATGAGCCTCTCTCagccctgcctgcctgtgccCAGTGTGGGCCTGACCCGTATCCTGCCTCACCTCTACCTGGGCTCTCAGAAAGATGTCTTAAACAAGGTGAGTGCACAGGGTGTCACCGCTGATGGTGTAAAGAGGGGGAACCTGGAATCAGGTCCTAAGGTAGTCTGAAGTGAAGAGCAGGTGATAGATGAGTATGAGGTGGGAGCACAGGAGGAACCAGAGCCCCCAACTCACCGAACCACAGTATGGCCCAGGGAGGAACCCAGCGAGGCTAGGTGGAAAAGCAGGCTCCTGAACTCTTCTGTGGTGGGGCACTGGAAGCCTGCATGCCAAACTGTTTCTGTCACTGGGCCACTGGCCAGCTCTGAAAGAATCCCGTGTTTTAAAAATGGTGAGGAGGGAAAAGGATGAAGGCACCGCCCAGGCAACCATAAAATTCCTGGGAGCCCAGTACAGGCTGTAGGTGTGGCTTGCAGAAGCCATCCTTCCTGTGCCCATCCAGTGGTCTCAAAGGTTGAGATGGAGCCAGGCTTTTccatatagcaagaccctgaaCAAAATCTGAGACTCAGAAGACTTTAGAGGCCTGTTCTGCAGAGGGGATGAGAGAGACAGACTTTCAGCTCTTCCTCTAGGgggtgttttgcttttctctgctacCCCATTCTGACCCATCTTCCTATCCCTCTAGGATCTGATGACCCAAAATGGAATAAGCTATGTTCTCAATGCCAGCAACTCCTGCCCTAAACCGGACTTCATCTGTGAAAGCCGTTTCATGCGTATCCCCATCAATGACAACTACTGTGAAAAGCTGCTGCCCTGGCTGGACAAGTCCATTGAGTTTATTGGTGAGGGAAAGGGAGGATGTGTCTGTCTCTATGGTGTGGGGGAGGCTGACTAGAGGAAGACTGGATAGAGGCAGAGGGAGTACCATGTTTGGGGCCATCCAGCTCTGGGAAGTCACCCACACTGTCtgtcagagggagggagggtaggagCCTACCTTGGGTAGAAGGAATAGTGCAATCTCAGCCCTCACCTAGTCCCCCACCATCCACCTGTCCCCAGATAAAGCCAAGCTGTCCAGCTGCCAAGTCATTGTTCACTGTCTGGCTGGCATCTCTCGCTCTGCCACCATCGCCATCGCCTACATCATGAAAACCATGGGCATGTCCTCTGACGACGCATACAGGTACTCTTCCCCTCCCGGGCTCTGGGGACCTGGAACTCCTCAACCAATGGCTAACAGCAttgccctcccttcctttctccacccacttAAACGGTACAGCCTATTGCCCTGGCAGGGAGGGAAAACTGGAGCCCAACACAAAGCTTGGGTACAGGGGGAAATCGGTCACAAGCCTGTTCTGACAGGAGTTTCTCTTGCTTGCCCAGGTTTGTGAAGGATCGGCGCCCCTCCATCTCGCCCAACTTCAACTTCCTGGGCCAGTTGCTCGAGTATGAGAGGAGTCTGAAGCTGCTGGCTGCCCTGCAGAGTGATGGACCTCACTTGGGGACCCCTGAGCCCCTCCTGGGCCCGGCAGCAAGCATCCCACTGCCCCGGCTGCCACCATCTACCTCAGAGAGCGCTGCCACTGGGAGCGAAGCAGCCGCTGCAGCCAAGGAGGGCAGCCCAAGTGCTGGAGGGGATGCTCTAATCCCCAGCACAGCTCCAGCCACCAGCGCACTGCAGCAGGGTTTACGTGGCCTGCACCTCTCCTCCGACCGCCTCCAGGACACCAACCGCCTGAAGCGCTCCTTCTCCCTGGACATCAAGTCGGCTTATGCACCCAGCAGGAGGCCTGACTTTCCCGGCCCACCTGACCCTGGTGAAGCCCCTAAGCTCTGCAAGCTGGACAGCCCGTCTGGGGGCACGATGGGCCTGCCTTCTCCCAGCCCCGACAGCCCGGACTCCGCTCCAGAGGGGCGCCCACGACCACGCCGGCGACGTCCCCCCGCCAATTCTCCGGCCCGC
The DNA window shown above is from Cricetulus griseus strain 17A/GY chromosome 3, alternate assembly CriGri-PICRH-1.0, whole genome shotgun sequence and carries:
- the Dusp8 gene encoding dual specificity protein phosphatase 8 isoform X2; the encoded protein is MAGDRLPRKVMDAKKLASLLRGGPGGPLVIDSRSFVEYNSCHVLSSVNICCSKLVKRRLQQGKVTIAELIQPATRSQVDATEPQDVVVYDQSTRDASVLAADSFLSILLSKLDGCFDSVAILTGGFATFSSCFPGLCEGKPATLPSMSLSQPCLPVPSVGLTRILPHLYLGSQKDVLNKDLMTQNGISYVLNASNSCPKPDFICESRFMRIPINDNYCEKLLPWLDKSIEFIDKAKLSSCQVIVHCLAGISRSATIAIAYIMKTMGMSSDDAYRFVKDRRPSISPNFNFLGQLLEYERSLKLLAALQSDGPHLGTPEPLLGPAASIPLPRLPPSTSESAATGSEAAAAAKEGSPSAGGDALIPSTAPATSALQQGLRGLHLSSDRLQDTNRLKRSFSLDIKSAYAPSRRPDFPGPPDPGEAPKLCKLDSPSGGTMGLPSPSPDSPDSAPEGRPRPRRRRPPANSPARSPAHGLGLNFGDTARQTPRHGLSALSAPGLPGPGQPAGPGGWVPPLDSPGTPSPDGPWCFSPEGAQGPGAVFSAFGRASAGAPGPGGGSSSDLRRREMRAEPRDVRTGWPEEPASDTQFKRRSCQMEFEEGMVEGRARGEELAALGKQASFSGSVEVIEVS